GGCACGGTTGTGACTTGCACACAGCACGCTGGCGTGAATACCCTCTGGTCTCACGGGGAGCGTCAGGCTGTGGTGGGCGGTGGCTCTGCTGGCCCTGCAGTACCCACAGCTGCCGcgggcccccagccccgggcttCTCACCTGGAACGGCTAGCCACTGGGCCATCACCGACTGGGCCGTGCTCTGCACTTGGTCTTCGGGCACCACCTGGTCCACGATGCCCACCTGGAGGGCCTCGGTGGGCGGGAAGAGCAGCCCCAGCTGCAGGGCGCGCTCCGCAGCGCGGTGCCCGATGGTGTTGACCAGGGTGTCTGAGAACCTGGAACACACGCAGGggctgggctcccaggggctggGCAGGCCCAGGGTGCAGTGGGCGCGGGTGCAGCCCCCGGCCTTACCAGAAGGGGGCGACGATGCCCAGCTGAGTCTCGTTCAGCCCGATGGTGTATTTGGGGTTGTCAGCCAGGATCCGGTAGTCACAGCTGAGGGCCAACAGGCAGCCCCCCGCggggctggctccctgcaggggagaggGCTGCCTGGGGGCCCCTAAGGGTCTTCCAGAGCCAGGTCCCCGGGAAGGGCCCGCGGGGGGGTGAGCTCCCAGGTGCGCCCGTGGCCCTCCTCTGAGGTGCCCTGCCCGCCCCGTCTGCCGGCACGGGGTTGCCCATGGGCATGGCCCTCGCAGGCCCGGCCTCTCTGCCCAGAACCCGCCCGTCCCAGCAAGCCACCTTTCCACGGCTTTTGCCTGGATGCTAAAAGCCAAACAAGTATTTAGCTGAAACGCCGTGATGCGTCACGTGTGACGGGACCCATCTCCGTCCTCAGCCCCTCCCGAGCCCCCCACGGGCCCCCTGCTGGGCCGGCCCCTCCCCACATCACCAGGTCACACTGGTCTGTCCCGGTGAGCTCCCTGCTGCACACCTGAGCCCCTGGCGCCGGCCCTGGCGAGTCAGCGGGGCGGCTCAGGATCGGGGACGGAACACTCACGTTGACAGCGCATATGAGCACCAGGTGGGACAGGTACAAGCGGAGCCACAGCTCCTGCACGGCCTTCCAGTACTCGGCATAGTGCGCGGGGTCCCTCCCACACATCTCCATCAGGTCCAGGCCGGCTGAGAAGATCCCGGGGGAGTCCTGGGGGAGCCAAGGAGCCAGGGGCTCCGTCACAGTGCATCCCCGGGGCCCAGGGAGCCCACGGGCGCTGCAGAGGCGGTGGCATCGGAGCAGGGACCCCTGGCCTGCTGGGtcgccccccccacccacccccgtaGACACAGGGCTCTGTGCGGGCCTCCGGGTGCTGTCCTGGCAGAGGGGCTCGGAGGCCTGGCGGGGGACAGGCTGCCACACGGAGTGGCAGGGGTGTGGCTTGTGACCCTCAGCAACATGTCCGCGGTGGGCCAGACCGTGTCTGGGAAGAAGACGCCGCCCCACCCCTCCCGCCGTGCAGGACTCAGTCCACGCAGGTGTGGAGGCCCGTGCACAGGAGAGCAGGGGCGTCCTGGAAGGAGGCAGCAGGGGCGCTGGGACCCCCAGCGGCTGGAAGAGCAAGGGGGCCCCAGGAGAGAATGCACCGCTGCTGCCGGGAGCCCTGCTTCGTGGCCCTCTGCCACGTGTCTCCGTGACACCCGCATCATTGGCTGACCCAGCGGGTGGGCCTCGTGCCCGTACACAATAGGCTCACAGCCAGGAACACAGGGTGACACGTCTATGGGGGGGGACAGTCCTGCGGAGGATGTGGGCCGCCCAGGGACAGAGgccgccaccccccgccccgggggccgCGCAGCTCCGAAGCCGGGGAGGCAGCGGGCTACCCTCACTGCGTGGAGGGACAGAGGCTCCTGTCGTCAGGGCTCACTCGTTTTCAGAGCACAACAAAGAAAGCGTCACGCTACCAAGCAACATCCTCAATCAGGTGTTTTCAGGAACTATCTGGAACAGAAAGTTCCCAGGCAGCGGCGACCCGGCAGTTCAGCCACGACTGCCACCCTGGTCCACACCGCGAGCAGCGTGAAAACCCACTCCCGCACAGGGCTCGCTTCGCCCTGCAGACCCCAGCTTCCCAGGACTCATTGGGTGCGTGCGCGGGACCTGCCCAAGAGAGTTCAGAGCTGGGACCACACCAGGCCACACCGGGGGCAAGCAAGGCTTCAGGAAAGGCGGGCGCTCGCCCAGCGGACCCTCGCAGCCTGGGCGGGGGAGCTAAGACCACCCGCCTTTAATAATGGCAGAACCAAGCCGTTCCCGCTGGCCTATGATGTGGAGGCACTTAGATGGGGGACATTCCTGCTGAGGCTCCTTCTACCCTGAAAGGTGACCCCAGTGCTCTTCCTGGCCCAACAGAAGGCCCGTTAGGTCACGTCCACACCGCATCTCCCTGGCCCGGTCTTAGCTATTTCCTCTCTTGGCAACCCCAGTGCCTGGCAAAGTCCGCTGGAGGCAGGCAGGAGCACGGGAGGCCCCCGTCCCGTGGGTCTGGGTGTTGAAACCAGCCCAGGCTCCGAGGACCAGCCCCCCAGGCTCATACCCAGTCCCACCCTCCAGGGCCGCAACAACAATACAGAAGCCATTAACCAGCATTTGCTCccggaggcagaggcagaggcgggAACGAGAGCACGGCCTCAGCAGGAGCACCGTCGCCGGCCCCCAGGGAAGGCACCCAGTGGCCCTCTGTGGGGAGGGTACCCCCGGAATCCAGTGCCAGTTGGATATCCTGTGGACTTCCCTCCATCCATCAGGGCGGCTCGAGGATACCCCCACAAGCGCCAGCTGCCCTCACCTGCGTCCTGGCCTGGACTGCGGAGCGCGGAGGCTCCCTGGAATCAGGCCTGGGAAGCAGCCGGGGACAGAGCATGCTGGCACCACAGGGGTCCCCCTTGGACCACGCCCAGGACCAGGGCCCCGGGGAGCCTCTTGTGGTGGCACCTACATCTGGGCCTGTCTGGTTCTTCTCCACCACGGAAGTGCCGACCGTGCCTggggtagacttggacgtcacaGCGGCTTTCCTGTGACCCTGACCCGGGGAGCTAAGAGTACCCACCGACGTGATGATGACGCCCTGGAAGCTTTTGTCATTCTCCAGCTTCTCCAGGCTGATGACCAGCTCGGTCAGAAGCTCTAGGCTGAGGCTGTTCACCGGGGGTTTCCTGAGCTTCATCACAGCCACTCCTAGTGTGAAAATGAAGAGGTGAGCGCTCGCACCCCGTGGGGTGCTGGGAGAGCGTCCCCAGTCAGCCTCGCCACTGCCGGATACAtggctcttgttttcttttctttcttttttttttttaaagattttatttatttattcatgatagtcacagagagagagagagaggcagagacacaggcagaggaagaagcaggctccatgcagggagcccgacgtgggattcgatcccgagtctccagaatcgcgccctgggccaaaggcaggcgccaaaccactgcgccacccagggatccctcttgttttcttttcttcaaagatttttatttattcatgagagacacacagagataggcagagacacaggcaggaggagaagcaggcttcatgcacggAGGCCCGacgcccccaggtgtccctgaactttTAAATAGCTAATTGACATTAGGTGAATCTCACTTGCATTGAAAATAAGAACCAGGCAcaccctgccttcagctcaggtcatgaccccgggtcccggcggggagcctgcttctccctgcaccATGGTCTAGTTGCAGAGCAGGTCTGTTCTAGAGGAGCCTGTGCCCACCAGCAGTTACCACCCGTCCCCGGCCTCTGGCAACCAGGGGTCTCCTTTCTGTGTCTATTGTGGACACTTCACAGGAATCAAGCATCCCACCTGCGACCTTtcgagtctggcttctttcacagagCGTCATGTTCTCAGGGCTGCCCCGCGCTGCAGGCTGGGACATCGTTCTGTCCCTCTTAGGGTCAAaggatgtgtgcatgtgtgcggaCCACGTCCTGTGCGTCTGTTCACTTGCTGATGGACACTTGCCTCGGTTCCACCTCTTGGCTCTTGTGAATTACAGTCGTGCCTACATTTTTGTTGATCCTTTCTCCCAAATGCAAGTCCTCTGTCCCCAGGGGAGCAGGAAATGTCCCCAGTTTCTCGAGGAGCGAGTGAGCGATGTGCAAGGACCTCCAAAGGTGCACTCTGGCTCACACCTGGGTGAGGACAGAGGCTCCAAACCTCGGCGCTCTGATGTCCAGAAACTCCACCATCTACTTGTTCATCCTGCCAGCGGTGGGGAAGCAGCGGAGCAGGCCAGCCGGTAGGCGGTGCAGCGCTGGCGGGTGGCAGGGGCCGCTTCGTCTCACTGCCCGAGGACAGACCCTGATCGCTTCAGAAATGCCACCGCTCACGGAGGTTACAGTTCTCTGGTCAGGACCTTAGAAATCTCCGATGGTGAACACAATTCTCTAGGAGTGACAACAGTCCTGAAGGCTTTTGAGAATTCTGATTTATGAGAAAGTACTTCTTCACTGGCTCCAGGGACGTTTCCGTACGTGTAAGAAGCAATCAGTATTTCCAGGAGTAAGCTTCTGAACTTGGTTCAGAGTGAAGTTTCTGAGgccaactggatttttttttcctgtttttgagaGTGTCCATGAGTGCCGGCAGGGGTGTGGGGAGATgaggagggccggggaggggcagagggagacaatccaGCCCAGTGGAGCCTAGTGCAGGtcctgactcagggctggatcacaggaccctgacatcaccacctgagctgaaattgagactTGGGcgcttaccaactgagccatgggTGCCCTGAAGCTGACTGGATAGCTACAGAAATCCAGAGGAATCAAGGGCACTGGGGGAAAGGTAAAGACCAAAGTTGAAAATGAGTtaaggggcagcctgggcggctctgtggtttggtgcctgccttcagccccaggcgtgatcctggagacttgggatcgagtcccacatggggctcccttcgtgga
This genomic window from Canis aureus isolate CA01 chromosome 8, VMU_Caureus_v.1.0, whole genome shotgun sequence contains:
- the ECI1 gene encoding enoyl-CoA delta isomerase 1, mitochondrial is translated as MALAAGARVQARALLRPWSRVLSAAPGRTPAAGGGGPGARCFGSPRVLVEPDPAAGVAVMKLRKPPVNSLSLELLTELVISLEKLENDKSFQGVIITSDSPGIFSAGLDLMEMCGRDPAHYAEYWKAVQELWLRLYLSHLVLICAVNGASPAGGCLLALSCDYRILADNPKYTIGLNETQLGIVAPFWFSDTLVNTIGHRAAERALQLGLLFPPTEALQVGIVDQVVPEDQVQSTAQSVMAQWLAVPGHARQLTKNLMRKATADRLLKQRDADIQNFVSFISRDSIQKSLHVYIEKLQKKKV